The proteins below are encoded in one region of Methanosarcina barkeri 3:
- a CDS encoding class I SAM-dependent methyltransferase, which produces MSEVQRKFDEISKKYDEQRKQFIPCFDDFYKVSVSMASVNTENPKILDIGAGTGLLSAFLMERYPDASFTLVDLSEKMLDIAKDRFRGNSNVEYIVVDYSKYSFVEEYDMVVSALSIHHLEDEEKKEVYKKSHSLLKQNGIIINADQVHGETPFIENLNKKIWRRYIENSGLPEEEILAGYERTKLDKESTLDQQINWLKEAGFCDVSCIYKFYQFAVIFGRKVTVSGLS; this is translated from the coding sequence ATGAGCGAAGTTCAAAGAAAGTTTGATGAAATTTCAAAAAAGTACGATGAGCAGAGAAAGCAGTTTATACCGTGTTTCGATGATTTCTATAAAGTCTCAGTATCCATGGCATCCGTAAATACGGAAAATCCAAAAATACTGGATATAGGAGCTGGAACAGGACTTTTATCAGCATTTCTGATGGAAAGATATCCAGATGCATCATTTACTCTTGTTGATCTATCGGAGAAGATGCTGGATATAGCAAAAGACCGGTTTAGAGGTAACTCAAACGTAGAGTATATTGTAGTTGATTATTCAAAATATTCTTTTGTCGAAGAGTATGATATGGTAGTATCGGCACTATCTATCCATCATCTGGAAGATGAGGAGAAGAAAGAAGTTTACAAAAAAAGTCACTCTCTACTTAAACAAAACGGGATTATTATTAACGCCGATCAGGTTCATGGAGAAACCCCTTTCATAGAAAACCTCAACAAGAAGATCTGGAGACGCTATATAGAGAATAGTGGCTTGCCTGAAGAAGAAATCCTCGCCGGTTATGAAAGAACTAAGCTTGACAAGGAATCAACATTAGACCAACAAATCAACTGGCTTAAAGAAGCAGGATTTTGTGATGTCAGCTGTATATATAAGTTCTACCAATTTGCGGTGATATTTGGGAGAAAAGTTACTGTCTCAGGCTTATCTTAA
- a CDS encoding pyridoxamine 5'-phosphate oxidase family protein, with the protein MSSDLIDYFNKSPRLGVLSTSSTNGQVDSAVFGSPQMIDEKTVVAATADNRTFANLRENPYALYTIMETGDAITDWKGIRVYMKLKEHATSGELLDTIRSEAAKFVGEEGAKMIYASLIFEVYEVRPLVDFGQGWEKSI; encoded by the coding sequence ATGTCATCAGACTTGATAGATTATTTTAATAAATCACCCAGGCTTGGGGTTCTCAGCACATCCAGCACTAACGGACAGGTTGATTCAGCTGTCTTTGGATCGCCTCAAATGATCGATGAAAAGACTGTAGTAGCGGCAACGGCTGATAATCGCACATTCGCAAACCTTCGGGAAAATCCATATGCCTTGTATACGATTATGGAAACCGGAGATGCGATCACGGATTGGAAAGGCATCAGGGTTTATATGAAACTTAAAGAGCATGCAACGTCAGGGGAGTTGCTTGATACAATCCGATCCGAGGCTGCAAAGTTCGTCGGGGAGGAAGGTGCGAAGATGATATATGCTTCACTGATATTTGAGGTCTATGAGGTCAGGCCTCTGGTAGATTTCGGACAGGGATGGGAGAAGTCAATATAA
- a CDS encoding rRNA maturation protein has protein sequence MLVTSSRKPSARTRTLCKLLSRFIAGRCITRGKMGMQELLEFAEGGPLIVVGEYHGNPGELSFYAEAGKLLFSLRFTDWYSKELDSYWFSDTEPRLTGQGEIADAFKSFFNFLKIENDKIDQLPPGSTLILIGEKDIDFIGDGKSLFKFNLRGFKKY, from the coding sequence ATGCTGGTTACCTCTTCTCGAAAACCTTCTGCAAGAACCAGAACGCTTTGCAAGTTGCTTTCGCGGTTTATAGCTGGCAGATGTATAACGCGCGGAAAAATGGGAATGCAGGAACTTCTGGAGTTTGCGGAAGGAGGACCTCTCATAGTCGTAGGAGAATACCACGGAAACCCCGGGGAACTCAGCTTTTATGCAGAAGCCGGAAAGCTCCTTTTTTCACTCAGGTTTACGGACTGGTACTCCAAGGAACTTGATTCCTACTGGTTTTCCGATACTGAGCCAAGGCTTACAGGTCAGGGAGAAATTGCTGACGCCTTTAAATCTTTTTTCAATTTTCTAAAGATTGAGAACGATAAAATTGATCAACTTCCTCCAGGTTCCACCTTAATATTGATTGGAGAAAAAGATATTGATTTTATAGGCGATGGAAAGTCCCTTTTTAAATTTAATCTCCGAGGTTTTAAAAAGTATTGA
- a CDS encoding PKD domain-containing protein — MFYDLSTHKKTQITTDGSAAHPAIYEDRIVYYDWRNGSCDIYMYNISTSTETRVTTNGSAQDPAIYGDRIVWVDGRDGNSDIYVYDLSTHKEIQITNSESSKEFPAIYENKIVWEDSFNGSSNIYMCNISGDEPEIKTPVANFSSNVTEGHAPLSVKFTDLSENATAWNWNFGDGNNSTKRNPVHTYSVAGKYTVRLAVNNNENGTDIKTSEIKVQTTPRETPCGFNLLILGIIALYLFRKST, encoded by the coding sequence CTGTTTTATGATCTGTCCACTCACAAGAAAACTCAGATAACTACCGATGGATCAGCAGCACACCCTGCTATTTATGAGGATAGGATAGTGTATTATGATTGGCGTAACGGAAGCTGTGATATCTACATGTATAATATCTCTACTTCCACAGAAACTCGAGTTACCACAAACGGATCAGCACAGGATCCTGCTATCTACGGTGATAGAATAGTCTGGGTGGACGGGCGTGATGGAAACTCGGACATTTATGTGTACGATCTCTCCACTCACAAGGAAATTCAGATTACGAACAGTGAATCGTCTAAGGAATTTCCTGCGATTTATGAGAACAAGATAGTATGGGAGGATTCTTTCAATGGAAGCTCCAATATCTATATGTGTAATATCTCAGGAGATGAGCCTGAAATCAAAACACCTGTAGCCAATTTCAGCAGCAATGTCACCGAGGGTCATGCTCCCCTTTCTGTAAAGTTTACGGACCTATCAGAAAATGCAACTGCATGGAACTGGAATTTTGGAGATGGAAATAATTCAACTAAGCGAAATCCAGTTCATACATACTCTGTAGCTGGAAAATATACAGTAAGGCTAGCAGTAAACAACAACGAAAATGGAACGGATATAAAGACAAGTGAAATAAAGGTGCAAACTACTCCTCGAGAGACACCTTGTGGATTTAATCTTTTGATTCTTGGAATAATTGCATTATACTTGTTTAGAAAGTCAACATGA
- a CDS encoding Mov34/MPN/PAD-1 family protein — protein sequence MQIKGIARDTLNFILEASKSMAPQEFAGLLQEKDGIITEVLILPGTESSDSNAVLRLYMMPNIKAAGSVHSHPGPNRSPSQADLHLFSKTGNYHIIVGRPYNSQSWTCYNRGGEIIELPVLDVEFDDYEEI from the coding sequence ATGCAAATTAAAGGAATAGCCCGTGATACCCTTAACTTTATCCTTGAAGCAAGTAAATCAATGGCTCCTCAGGAATTTGCCGGACTTTTGCAGGAAAAAGACGGCATCATCACTGAAGTTCTTATATTACCTGGCACGGAATCCAGCGATTCAAATGCCGTTTTAAGGCTTTATATGATGCCGAACATTAAAGCCGCAGGCTCGGTCCACAGTCATCCAGGCCCGAACCGCAGTCCTTCACAGGCTGACCTGCATCTCTTTTCTAAAACAGGTAACTACCATATTATAGTTGGCCGCCCCTATAATAGTCAAAGCTGGACATGCTATAATAGGGGAGGAGAAATAATCGAGCTTCCCGTACTTGATGTTGAATTTGATGACTATGAAGAGATTTGA
- a CDS encoding NADP-dependent malic enzyme: MHSASELKTYPKNNSVKDLEKDSEKDSGKSLGKDSEKDLEKDSGKSLGKDSEKDFEKDSGKSLEKHQEKDDDPHISLYQESLAVHRRLGGVLEVASKVSLETIHDLSVAYTPGVAEPCRKIIKDPELAYLYTLKKNTIAVVTDGSAVLGLGNIGPYAALPVMEGKAIIFKEFAGINAFPICLDTQETEEVIKAVKQLAPVFGGINLEDISAPRCFEIESRLREELDLPVMHDDQHGTAIVVFAGLLNALKIVDKKLNELHIVISGMGAAGVAIFRFLTRAGADPARILACDSKGLVYKGRKNGMNPVKEEIARLTNSEKMKGGLENALPGADLFIGVSVGGVVSEEMVRSMAKDAIVMAMANPVPEIMPDAAKRAGARIIATGRSDFPNQLNNCLSFPGVFKGALSTCARKITPEMEMAAAHALAGVVTLSELSEDYIIPDPLDRRVVPAVSKAVAGASLESCVARKSHEDQL; the protein is encoded by the coding sequence ATGCACTCAGCCTCAGAGCTGAAAACTTATCCGAAAAATAATTCCGTAAAAGACCTGGAAAAGGACTCAGAAAAGGATTCGGGAAAGAGTCTTGGAAAGGACTCAGAAAAGGATCTTGAAAAGGATTCGGGAAAGAGTCTTGGAAAGGACTCAGAAAAGGATTTTGAAAAGGATTCGGGAAAGAGTCTGGAAAAACACCAGGAAAAGGACGATGATCCACACATATCCTTGTATCAGGAATCACTTGCCGTGCACCGACGGCTTGGGGGTGTACTGGAGGTTGCCAGTAAAGTTAGCCTTGAAACAATACACGATCTTAGCGTCGCCTATACACCAGGAGTTGCCGAGCCGTGCAGGAAGATAATCAAGGATCCTGAACTTGCCTACCTCTATACCCTGAAGAAAAATACTATTGCCGTTGTCACTGACGGATCGGCAGTGCTGGGGCTTGGGAATATAGGACCTTATGCTGCACTGCCTGTTATGGAAGGAAAGGCGATAATTTTCAAGGAATTCGCAGGTATTAATGCCTTTCCAATTTGTCTGGATACACAGGAAACCGAAGAAGTGATAAAAGCAGTAAAGCAACTGGCTCCTGTATTTGGTGGCATTAACCTTGAAGATATCAGCGCGCCTCGTTGCTTTGAAATCGAGAGCAGACTGCGTGAAGAACTCGATCTGCCAGTTATGCACGATGACCAGCATGGGACAGCCATTGTAGTTTTTGCCGGACTTCTCAATGCCCTTAAAATTGTGGATAAGAAGTTAAATGAACTCCATATAGTAATTTCAGGTATGGGAGCTGCAGGAGTAGCAATTTTTCGGTTCCTTACTAGGGCAGGAGCAGATCCGGCAAGAATTCTTGCCTGCGATAGTAAAGGACTCGTATATAAAGGCCGAAAAAATGGCATGAACCCAGTAAAAGAGGAAATTGCCAGGCTCACAAACTCTGAAAAGATGAAAGGAGGGCTTGAAAATGCCTTACCGGGCGCTGACCTTTTTATCGGTGTCTCTGTTGGAGGCGTAGTCAGTGAGGAAATGGTTCGGTCCATGGCAAAAGATGCAATTGTAATGGCTATGGCAAATCCTGTGCCTGAGATTATGCCTGATGCCGCAAAGCGGGCAGGAGCAAGGATTATTGCTACAGGTAGGTCAGATTTTCCAAACCAGCTTAATAACTGCCTTAGCTTCCCTGGAGTTTTCAAAGGAGCTCTCAGCACCTGTGCGAGAAAAATAACACCTGAGATGGAAATGGCTGCGGCTCATGCACTTGCTGGGGTCGTAACACTAAGCGAACTTTCTGAAGATTATATAATTCCTGACCCTCTTGACAGGCGTGTAGTGCCTGCGGTTTCGAAAGCTGTTGCAGGTGCATCACTTGAAAGTTGTGTTGCAAGGAAAAGCCATGAAGACCAGCTCTAA
- a CDS encoding winged helix-turn-helix domain-containing protein produces the protein MGVENSIEKKCPVSQVVSEDQKTEEMKAVRAKLSEIHNDIKKIIECSNKLYFEAALENSKHEYSNILLNHLFKDIEIGLERNMVKKCPEKVNCTSVFTSLLQQNAELIKHGKIDGTLISNNRKRLDELRCGAPFSKCEQCFSEVSSLFVKQVNLMRSMRVYSDNQEHKSSISSIKTDAVMSEILEPVSNNHRLEILKAVAYEMKSFSAFSELTNLRGGNLLFHLQKLLDNGLILQMHERGDYMITDKGLKILQGLQEIYSSLQNSQMQNHTENILQEEKKIRT, from the coding sequence ATGGGAGTAGAAAATAGTATTGAAAAAAAATGTCCTGTGAGCCAGGTAGTATCAGAGGATCAGAAAACAGAGGAAATGAAGGCTGTTAGGGCGAAACTTTCCGAGATACATAATGATATTAAAAAAATAATTGAATGTTCAAACAAACTTTACTTCGAAGCTGCTCTTGAAAACTCAAAACACGAGTATTCGAATATTCTTCTTAATCATCTCTTCAAAGACATAGAAATTGGGCTTGAGCGCAATATGGTAAAAAAGTGCCCTGAGAAAGTAAATTGCACTTCCGTATTTACATCTCTCCTGCAGCAGAATGCGGAACTTATTAAACACGGCAAAATCGATGGCACTCTAATTTCAAACAATAGAAAAAGGCTAGATGAATTGAGATGTGGAGCTCCTTTCAGTAAATGCGAGCAGTGTTTTTCTGAAGTTTCTAGCCTCTTTGTCAAACAGGTCAATCTTATGCGTTCTATGAGGGTTTACTCAGATAACCAGGAGCACAAATCCAGTATTTCATCCATTAAAACCGATGCTGTTATGAGTGAGATATTGGAACCTGTTTCAAATAACCACCGTCTTGAAATTCTTAAGGCGGTTGCATACGAAATGAAAAGTTTCTCTGCTTTCTCTGAACTGACAAACCTTAGAGGAGGAAACTTGCTTTTTCACCTGCAGAAACTTTTAGACAATGGTTTGATTTTGCAGATGCATGAGAGAGGTGACTATATGATTACTGATAAAGGATTAAAAATTCTACAAGGTTTACAAGAAATCTATTCTTCTCTCCAAAACTCGCAGATGCAGAATCACACAGAAAACATTCTTCAGGAAGAGAAAAAAATCAGGACTTAA
- the iorA gene encoding indolepyruvate ferredoxin oxidoreductase subunit alpha — MTDKKLLMGNEAIALGAIEAGVQVVTGYPGTPSTEALETIARYANRCGIYTEWSSNEKVALETAVGAAYSGAKALVTMKQVGLNVASDPLMSLSYIGVKGALVLLVADDPGPHSSQTEQDTRVFGHFANIPVLDPATPQEAYELTKLAFELSHEFETPVILRTTTRVSHSCGDVEVEAGEPAPVEAVEEGFVKDRRWTIFPKLTAERHPWLESVQEKLSEHFSELNFNSVLGSGKIGIIASGVSALYVKEAVKTVRDFEKLFTLFRVGTVYPFPEKAVLSFLKGIDQLIVVEELDPYLEEQVLQLIGKFHLPVDVYGKKNGFFPVSGEYNVDIVTDSINRALVTCGESLRLSHASPAVSREKLPPLPIRAPTLCAGCMHRTVFYAFKQAAKQLKKEAQTDTIFSGDIGCYTLGNAYPLNMVDTCLCMGAGISLAGGLSRTNPKAKHVAFIGDSTFFHSGIPAVINAVYNGANITLAVLDNRTTAMTGHQPHPGVGVNVLGNTSKAIEIADVVKSCGVESVRTINTVDPDSLESCVKAAKEAMNFNGPSVLVFKGKCVGITKPDKYYKIKPETCTGCSFCIKELGCPALNLDGDKPVIQDNCSGCGLCAQICPSEAICIGGVKL; from the coding sequence TTGACTGATAAAAAGTTGTTAATGGGTAATGAAGCCATTGCACTTGGAGCGATAGAAGCCGGAGTCCAGGTGGTTACAGGATACCCAGGAACTCCCTCGACCGAAGCTCTGGAGACGATTGCCCGCTACGCAAACAGGTGTGGAATCTATACAGAGTGGTCGAGCAACGAAAAGGTCGCACTCGAAACGGCTGTCGGAGCAGCTTATTCAGGGGCAAAGGCGCTTGTGACCATGAAACAGGTAGGGCTAAACGTTGCATCCGACCCTCTTATGAGCCTGAGCTATATCGGGGTAAAAGGAGCTCTTGTGCTGCTCGTTGCCGATGATCCCGGGCCTCATTCTTCTCAGACCGAGCAGGATACAAGGGTTTTCGGACACTTTGCAAATATTCCTGTCCTTGACCCTGCAACCCCTCAGGAAGCCTACGAACTGACAAAACTGGCTTTTGAGCTCTCGCATGAATTCGAAACTCCCGTTATTCTGAGAACCACCACGCGTGTCTCTCACAGCTGCGGGGATGTAGAGGTCGAAGCTGGAGAACCTGCTCCTGTTGAAGCCGTTGAGGAAGGTTTTGTAAAGGATAGGCGGTGGACTATCTTTCCGAAGCTGACGGCCGAACGGCACCCCTGGCTTGAAAGCGTGCAGGAAAAGCTTTCCGAACACTTTTCCGAGCTTAACTTTAATTCTGTATTGGGATCGGGAAAAATCGGGATTATTGCCTCAGGTGTCTCAGCCCTGTATGTAAAGGAAGCTGTGAAAACTGTCAGGGATTTTGAAAAGTTATTTACACTTTTCAGGGTCGGGACGGTATATCCTTTCCCGGAAAAGGCAGTCCTTTCTTTCCTGAAAGGCATTGACCAGTTGATCGTGGTCGAAGAGCTCGACCCTTACCTTGAAGAACAGGTCCTCCAGCTTATAGGGAAGTTCCACCTGCCTGTTGATGTTTACGGAAAGAAGAACGGCTTTTTCCCTGTGAGCGGGGAATATAATGTGGATATTGTCACTGACAGCATCAACCGTGCACTTGTAACGTGTGGAGAGAGTTTGCGTCTTTCTCATGCTTCTCCTGCCGTCTCAAGAGAAAAGCTTCCTCCACTTCCGATTCGGGCTCCTACCCTCTGTGCCGGTTGTATGCACAGGACCGTTTTCTATGCTTTCAAACAGGCTGCAAAACAGCTTAAAAAAGAGGCTCAAACTGATACGATTTTCTCCGGGGATATTGGCTGCTACACTCTTGGAAATGCCTATCCCCTTAACATGGTAGATACCTGCCTCTGCATGGGTGCAGGGATAAGCCTTGCAGGAGGACTCTCACGTACAAACCCGAAAGCAAAACATGTAGCTTTTATCGGGGATTCTACTTTCTTTCATTCAGGCATTCCTGCAGTGATAAACGCTGTCTATAACGGAGCTAACATCACCCTTGCAGTACTTGACAATCGTACAACTGCAATGACAGGACACCAGCCCCATCCCGGTGTAGGCGTGAACGTACTCGGAAATACTTCAAAAGCCATTGAAATTGCAGATGTGGTCAAAAGTTGTGGGGTTGAATCTGTAAGGACAATAAATACCGTAGATCCGGACAGCCTTGAGAGTTGTGTAAAAGCCGCAAAAGAAGCCATGAATTTCAATGGGCCGTCGGTTCTGGTCTTCAAAGGCAAGTGTGTAGGGATTACAAAACCCGACAAATATTATAAAATAAAACCTGAAACCTGCACAGGCTGCAGTTTCTGTATAAAAGAGCTTGGCTGCCCTGCTCTTAACCTTGACGGGGATAAGCCTGTCATACAGGACAACTGCAGTGGCTGTGGGCTCTGTGCACAGATCTGCCCATCGGAAGCTATCTGCATAGGAGGTGTAAAGCTGTGA
- a CDS encoding KEOPS complex subunit Pcc1, whose amino-acid sequence MKLFAEFTFETETAETIYMALLPELDDRFSQRSAIDLSLEDKNKLVLSVKAEDAVSLRSALNAWFRLIQIAQEVLETTHEVSS is encoded by the coding sequence TTGAAACTTTTCGCAGAATTTACTTTTGAAACTGAAACTGCAGAAACGATCTACATGGCTCTCCTGCCCGAACTCGATGACAGGTTTTCACAAAGGTCTGCAATAGACCTGTCCCTTGAAGATAAAAATAAACTTGTACTCAGCGTAAAAGCTGAAGATGCAGTATCCCTGCGTTCAGCACTGAATGCCTGGTTCAGGCTCATTCAGATTGCTCAGGAAGTTCTTGAAACCACGCATGAAGTCAGTTCTTAA